From Streptomyces sp. SAI-135:
GCGCGCGTGCCGAGGGGGCGCGTGGCGGGGATGAAGGCCGTCTCCTGGTCGTCGCCCTTGCCGCGGACGACCCGCAGGGCGGCGACCACCGGTACGGAGGTGTCGGTGGGGGTCAGGACCAGCGAACCGGCCTCCCCGCGCGTGACGTCACCGAGGTCGGCCGAGGCCGTCATGCCCGCCTTCACGTGCAGCGTCTCGCTGCCCGCGGGGGTGATCAGGCCGGACGGGGACGCGAGCTGCACCTTCAGGTCGGCATCGGAGTCGCCGGGCGTGAAGGCGACCAGGCGCACGGCGGTGGCGTCCTTGGGGATGCCGGGCAGCACCAGGCTGCCGGACGGATCCGTGGAGGCGGCCAGCCAGTCACCGCCGAGCTTGTCGTCCAGCGCCTGCACGGCCGCGCCCACGCGCCCGCTGCGGACGTTGACATGGACGGTGAGGTTCTCCTGCTTCTCCTCGGTGAGGGTGGACAGCAGGATCGGGTCGCTGGAGTGCGGCCCGACGGTGATGCCCTCCCCCAGCGTGGAGTCCAGGGCGCCGTCCTTGCCGTAGAGCTCGATGTCGACGACGGCGGCGGAGTCGTCGGGGTTGGTCAGATGGACGTAGTCGGTGCGGTCGGCGGCCGTGCTCACGCCCGGGAACCAGAACTCCGTGTCGGGCGCGGAGCAGTTGACGCCCTGGAGCCCGCGGCCGGAGCCCGCGGCGACCTCGGTGGTCTCCTGGACGGTCCAGCCGGGCGCGAACTGTCCCTCGGCGGTGCCGACCAGGGCCGGGGCGTCGCCGCCGGAGGTGTCACCGGTGGCGGGCTTCCCGGGCTGCTCGGGTTCCAGGACCGGCTTCGCGGCCTTCTTGCCCTTGCCCTTGCTCTTGCCGTCGGACTCCTCGGTGGCCGCCTGGAGTTCGGCCTTGCCGCCGCTGCCCGCGTCCTTGGTGACGGGCGTGAAGGACGTGTACGAGGTCTCCGCTATGTCTGAGGTGCTGGGCGAGGGGCACAGCAGGCTGGTGCGCTCCACGGGCAGCTCGGCGGCCGTCCTGGCGGTGCCGGCGGCCTCCGGTGAGCTGAGGGTGGCGAACCCGGTGACGGCGGCTAGCGCGGCGGTGCCGGCGATGAGGGACACGGTGGTGCGGTTCACTGCTGACTCCCGTCGGGGCGCTCGCTGCCGGGGGCACCCGGGTGCTGCTGCGCCGGGTCGTACGCGGGGTCGTAGCCCTGGTCGTACTGCTGTTGCTCGTACTGGCCGCCGTACGTCTGGTCGTACGGCGCCTGCTGGTGCTGCCCGCCGTAGGCGTACGGGTCGTACTGGCCGCCCTG
This genomic window contains:
- a CDS encoding DUF5719 family protein, with product MNRTTVSLIAGTAALAAVTGFATLSSPEAAGTARTAAELPVERTSLLCPSPSTSDIAETSYTSFTPVTKDAGSGGKAELQAATEESDGKSKGKGKKAAKPVLEPEQPGKPATGDTSGGDAPALVGTAEGQFAPGWTVQETTEVAAGSGRGLQGVNCSAPDTEFWFPGVSTAADRTDYVHLTNPDDSAAVVDIELYGKDGALDSTLGEGITVGPHSSDPILLSTLTEEKQENLTVHVNVRSGRVGAAVQALDDKLGGDWLAASTDPSGSLVLPGIPKDATAVRLVAFTPGDSDADLKVQLASPSGLITPAGSETLHVKAGMTASADLGDVTRGEAGSLVLTPTDTSVPVVAALRVVRGKGDDQETAFIPATRPLGTRATVADNSAKGTTLSLTAPTRGATVKVTASAGSEGGEALSKTFTLKAGTTQNVEAPVPTGLKGTYALTVEHVSGGPVYGARTLAATEDGVPGFTIQTLPDDRGMVAVPEADQDLSVLQK